The Methylomarinum vadi genome has a window encoding:
- a CDS encoding acetyltransferase, producing the protein MNIDVFNGDADGICALVQLRLARPAESRLITGVKRDIELLARVDAQANDKVTVLDISLAKNRRHLDRILQGGAKVFYVDHHQPGDIPQHEGLTTLIDTDPSICTSLLVNNYLQGRYQAWAVVAAFGDNLNESAMKSAAEMGLSQQETEQLRELGVCINYNGYGASIADLHIAPDQLYRELSPFATPFDFMRENREIHRKLLEGYRADMAEACNIEPRYQTDRIAVYILPDENWAKRVSGVFGNHLANQKPQCAHAVLSHNHQGGFLVSVRAPLTNKTGADELCSSFATGGGRKAAAGINHLPETELERFVQAFENQYKAREHKPS; encoded by the coding sequence ATGAATATAGACGTTTTCAACGGCGATGCCGATGGAATCTGCGCATTGGTACAACTTCGCCTGGCCAGGCCGGCCGAATCCCGCTTGATTACCGGCGTAAAGAGGGATATCGAATTGCTCGCGCGGGTCGACGCGCAAGCAAACGATAAAGTGACGGTGTTGGACATATCGCTGGCAAAAAACAGGAGACATCTCGACAGGATTTTACAAGGCGGCGCAAAAGTATTTTACGTCGACCATCATCAACCCGGAGACATTCCTCAACACGAAGGCTTGACGACCCTCATCGATACCGATCCTTCAATCTGCACCAGCTTGCTGGTCAATAATTATCTGCAAGGCAGATATCAAGCCTGGGCGGTGGTGGCCGCCTTCGGCGATAACTTGAATGAAAGCGCAATGAAGTCTGCCGCCGAAATGGGGCTTTCTCAGCAAGAAACCGAACAATTGCGGGAACTGGGCGTTTGCATCAATTACAATGGTTACGGCGCCAGCATTGCCGATTTGCATATCGCCCCCGACCAGTTGTACCGTGAATTGAGCCCTTTCGCCACGCCGTTCGATTTCATGCGGGAGAATCGCGAGATCCATCGAAAACTGCTGGAAGGATATCGAGCCGATATGGCCGAAGCTTGCAACATCGAGCCGCGATACCAGACGGATCGCATTGCCGTGTATATCCTCCCCGACGAAAATTGGGCCAAACGCGTCAGCGGCGTTTTCGGCAACCATCTAGCCAATCAGAAACCGCAATGCGCGCATGCGGTATTAAGCCATAACCATCAGGGCGGTTTTCTGGTTAGCGTCAGGGCGCCGTTGACTAACAAGACCGGCGCCGATGAACTATGCTCTTCATTTGCAACCGGTGGCGGACGCAAAGCGGCTGCCGGCATCAACCATCTGCCGGAAACGGAGTTGGAGCGGTTTGTTCAGGCATTCGAAAATCAATATAAAGCAAGGGAACATAAACCATCATGA
- the mntA gene encoding type VII toxin-antitoxin system MntA family adenylyltransferase antitoxin produces MKNMPNDNAMSHQDNDKIEPLRALCQANVQLEIAVLIGSRATGSSHEGSDWDIAIQWHREIASEQQLGLTERLRHQIAQLLKVDDSRIDLIDMPSARLAMRAVIAEEGVSLKTDTLAWHHFLTRTWAELEHLEWERQHAA; encoded by the coding sequence ATGAAAAATATGCCTAACGATAACGCAATGTCCCACCAGGATAACGACAAGATCGAACCATTGCGCGCTCTATGCCAAGCAAACGTCCAATTGGAAATCGCCGTGCTGATCGGCAGCCGCGCGACTGGAAGCAGTCATGAAGGCAGCGATTGGGACATCGCCATTCAATGGCACAGAGAAATTGCGTCGGAACAACAATTAGGCCTGACGGAGCGGTTGCGGCACCAGATTGCACAGTTATTGAAAGTCGACGATAGTCGGATCGACTTGATAGACATGCCAAGCGCTCGGTTGGCGATGCGTGCCGTGATTGCCGAGGAAGGAGTTTCGCTTAAAACGGATACGCTGGCATGGCACCATTTTCTCACTCGCACCTGGGCGGAGCTGGAGCATCTAGAATGGGAACGCCAACATGCGGCTTGA
- the hepT gene encoding type VII toxin-antitoxin system HepT family RNase toxin, with the protein MNDAAQKLGAGQSLTPLEQNGVLHALQLLIENAIGKGKHLLKASKQPVPVSAYDTFLLLSQNRFIAASEVQEWHNAIGLRNKIVHDYMNIKMDIVLKLVSQQHYRFIVDFLQEPIPPQLNS; encoded by the coding sequence TTGAATGACGCGGCGCAAAAACTGGGCGCCGGTCAATCGTTGACTCCCTTGGAACAGAATGGCGTGTTGCATGCCTTACAACTTTTGATTGAAAACGCCATCGGTAAAGGAAAACATCTGTTAAAAGCCTCTAAACAGCCGGTGCCGGTCTCCGCTTACGATACTTTTCTTTTGTTGTCGCAAAACCGCTTCATCGCAGCATCCGAGGTTCAAGAGTGGCACAATGCCATAGGCCTGCGTAATAAAATCGTGCATGATTATATGAACATCAAGATGGATATCGTTTTGAAACTGGTCAGCCAACAGCACTACCGGTTCATCGTGGACTTTCTTCAAGAGCCTATTCCTCCTCAACTTAATTCTTGA
- the cysC gene encoding adenylyl-sulfate kinase: MTRKSTNTVWHHATVTRKDREILHQHKSAVLWFTGLSGSGKSTLAHAVEDRLHKMGVSTFVLDGDNVRHGLCSDLGFSDEDRVENIRRIGELAKLLSEAGVITLTAFISPFKEDRNGARKLMPHGDFLEIYCDCPLEICEQRDVKGLYKKARAGEIPSFTGIDSPYEAPERPELVVKTGEKSLDQCVDEVVQLMVSRGIVNKVCVNPGT; encoded by the coding sequence ATGACGAGGAAAAGCACAAATACCGTGTGGCACCATGCCACCGTGACCCGAAAGGACCGAGAAATACTGCATCAACATAAAAGCGCGGTGTTATGGTTTACCGGCCTGTCCGGTTCCGGCAAGTCGACGCTGGCGCATGCGGTGGAAGACCGCTTGCATAAAATGGGAGTGTCGACCTTCGTGCTCGATGGCGATAACGTGCGCCACGGCTTATGCAGCGACTTGGGATTTAGCGACGAAGACCGGGTTGAAAATATCCGCAGAATCGGAGAGCTGGCGAAATTGCTGTCCGAAGCGGGCGTCATCACGCTCACCGCCTTTATTTCGCCATTCAAGGAAGACCGCAACGGCGCGCGGAAGTTGATGCCGCACGGCGATTTCCTGGAAATTTATTGCGACTGCCCTCTCGAGATTTGCGAACAGCGCGACGTGAAGGGTCTGTATAAAAAAGCCCGCGCCGGCGAAATTCCAAGCTTCACCGGCATCGATTCCCCTTACGAGGCCCCGGAAAGACCGGAATTGGTCGTTAAGACGGGCGAAAAATCGTTGGATCAATGCGTCGATGAGGTGGTCCAGTTGATGGTGTCGCGGGGTATTGTCAACAAGGTTTGCGTTAATCCCGGCACGTAG
- a CDS encoding DegT/DnrJ/EryC1/StrS family aminotransferase: MAQTIPFIDLKSQYRVLEHEIKARIDKVLEHGQYIMGPEVRELEEKLADYVGVKHCIAGSSGTDTLLIAMMALGIGQGDEVITTPFTFIATGEMIALLGATPVFVDIDPKTYNIDPSKIEAAITSKTKAIMPVSLYGQCADFDAINAIGEKHGLPVIEDGAQSFGATYKGRRSCSLSTIGSTSFFPSKPLGAYGDGGALFTDDDELAKNMREIRVHGQDRRYHHVCIGINGRLDTMQAAILLVKLEHFDWEVKQRQEIADRYSTVLAGIGSKITIPFVEKYNSSVFAQYTIQVEKRDKVQELLKKANIPTAVHYPVPLNRQPALACPDRFEHSECAAERVLSLPMHPYLDDVHMEQVVTSLLKAVNSVE; encoded by the coding sequence ATGGCTCAAACAATCCCCTTTATTGACCTCAAATCCCAGTATCGTGTTCTTGAGCATGAAATCAAAGCACGCATAGATAAGGTTTTAGAACACGGCCAGTACATAATGGGGCCGGAGGTTCGCGAACTCGAGGAAAAGCTTGCTGATTATGTAGGTGTGAAGCATTGCATTGCCGGAAGCAGTGGAACCGATACTTTGTTAATCGCCATGATGGCATTGGGTATTGGACAAGGAGATGAGGTTATTACGACTCCCTTTACCTTCATTGCTACCGGAGAAATGATTGCTTTATTGGGGGCCACGCCCGTCTTTGTTGATATCGACCCAAAGACCTATAATATTGATCCGTCGAAAATCGAAGCGGCAATCACATCCAAAACTAAGGCTATCATGCCTGTGAGTCTATATGGCCAGTGCGCCGACTTTGATGCTATCAACGCGATTGGTGAAAAACATGGGTTACCTGTCATTGAAGATGGAGCGCAATCTTTTGGCGCTACCTACAAGGGACGCAGATCTTGCAGTCTCAGCACCATCGGTTCTACGAGTTTTTTTCCATCCAAGCCTTTGGGTGCTTATGGTGATGGTGGCGCTCTTTTTACCGATGATGACGAATTAGCCAAAAACATGCGCGAAATCCGTGTTCATGGTCAAGATCGTCGTTATCATCATGTATGTATTGGCATCAATGGCCGGTTGGATACCATGCAGGCGGCAATCTTGCTGGTCAAACTGGAACATTTCGATTGGGAAGTCAAGCAACGCCAGGAAATTGCTGATCGTTATTCGACGGTACTTGCAGGAATAGGAAGCAAAATCACAATTCCATTCGTTGAAAAATACAATTCTAGTGTGTTTGCCCAATACACAATTCAAGTGGAAAAGCGAGATAAGGTTCAGGAACTGCTGAAGAAAGCAAATATTCCAACAGCAGTGCATTACCCTGTTCCCTTAAATCGTCAGCCAGCTCTAGCCTGTCCTGATAGATTCGAGCACAGTGAATGTGCGGCCGAACGAGTACTGAGCTTACCGATGCATCCTTATCTTGATGATGTACACATGGAGCAAGTGGTGACATCTTTACTCAAGGCTGTAAATTCGGTCGAATGA
- the mntA gene encoding type VII toxin-antitoxin system MntA family adenylyltransferase antitoxin: MAANLIELAQQDRCITALWLYGSRALGNEHAESDYDLAVLFADWCANALERRLRPEELALEWQQQCGLPDDKLSIVDIGSCSIPLAWSVLTQGKLLVDKQPDKRMKAEARIYSMWEIDYVHDQKLA, encoded by the coding sequence ATGGCCGCTAACCTTATAGAACTAGCGCAACAAGATAGGTGCATTACCGCGCTATGGCTGTATGGTTCAAGAGCCTTGGGAAACGAACATGCGGAAAGCGACTACGACCTGGCGGTCTTGTTCGCCGATTGGTGTGCAAATGCGCTAGAGCGGCGTTTGAGGCCGGAAGAACTGGCGCTTGAATGGCAACAACAATGCGGTTTGCCGGACGATAAGCTGTCAATCGTCGATATTGGCAGTTGTTCGATACCGCTTGCCTGGAGCGTCTTGACTCAAGGTAAATTATTGGTGGATAAGCAACCTGACAAACGCATGAAAGCCGAAGCGCGAATCTATTCGATGTGGGAAATTGATTATGTGCATGATCAGAAGTTGGCATAG
- a CDS encoding acyltransferase — MIYQQHETAIVDEGAQIGAGSRIWHWAHVCGGAVIGKDCSLGQNVFVGNKVVIGNNVKIQNNVSVYDNVTLEDDVFCGPSMVFTNVYNPRSAVSRKEEYRDTLVKKGVTLGANCTIVCGVTIGEYAFIGAGSVVNKDVKSYALMVGVPARQIGWMSKHGERLNLPVQGEGDAKCPATGENYRLVDGNCVCIGCK; from the coding sequence ATGATATATCAACAACACGAAACAGCCATTGTTGATGAAGGTGCACAAATAGGTGCCGGATCAAGGATATGGCATTGGGCGCATGTTTGTGGAGGAGCAGTAATCGGCAAAGACTGTTCTTTGGGGCAGAATGTTTTCGTCGGCAATAAGGTTGTGATAGGGAATAACGTCAAGATTCAAAATAATGTTTCCGTTTACGACAATGTTACGCTGGAAGACGACGTTTTTTGCGGTCCTAGCATGGTATTTACCAATGTCTACAATCCGCGCTCGGCAGTTTCGCGTAAAGAAGAATACCGCGATACTCTGGTAAAGAAAGGCGTAACATTGGGCGCTAATTGCACGATTGTATGTGGAGTAACTATTGGTGAATACGCGTTTATTGGTGCAGGATCGGTAGTTAACAAAGATGTTAAATCTTATGCCTTGATGGTAGGAGTGCCTGCGAGACAAATTGGATGGATGAGTAAACATGGTGAGCGCTTGAACTTGCCTGTGCAAGGAGAAGGCGACGCGAAGTGTCCGGCAACAGGAGAGAATTATCGTCTAGTCGACGGTAACTGTGTTTGTATAGGATGCAAATAG
- a CDS encoding IS1182 family transposase has protein sequence MAAEVNIRPVRTLYSAKQYSLFDECEVEPLPELIAQSISSEPMAHFEAPDPRGLSINGKPLGEHLEHAGLTIPLKLRPFLQSLSFAEFEARYRPGGRPPYAPRAMVGIILYGLLQGISSLRDLERLARADVGCWWLSGGIMPDHSVIGRFVHQHAESLTTEFFDQLARRTLKVTGSGTTTLAGDGTVIEAMSSRFQLMKEEALKQALAQAQEAAQAKPDDAAASKRLNLLEQAQAELKSRQQKQAAKGKDPAKTQVQSNEPEAVLQPQKNSKDFRGSYKPSVLANDNRVIVACDVHPSSETEVVPGLLDRAQAMGGVETALFDAGYFSNGVLDTAEQHNIELLCPEGQSEGDDWNKQSNKQIPKSRFIYQADDDTYRCPGQQRLTRRHTCKGGKSGRAYTVYACDACSDCPLKSQCTRSESGRTLKRYDSDTQKEALRLKMDQPEPRQRYRQRQAMVEPVFSQLRGRQGLNRFRRKGLAGVKVEFALHAMAYNLSRALVAALFRALYHWLSRFMSSFDRMVDIWLSYTTDLPTSPTVENTAGFQW, from the coding sequence ATGGCAGCCGAAGTAAACATTAGACCCGTCAGGACATTGTATAGCGCCAAGCAATATTCGCTATTCGATGAATGCGAGGTTGAACCGTTACCTGAGTTGATCGCTCAATCGATCTCGAGCGAACCGATGGCCCATTTTGAAGCGCCCGACCCGCGCGGCTTATCGATCAACGGTAAACCGCTCGGCGAACATCTGGAGCACGCCGGCTTAACCATCCCGTTGAAATTGCGCCCCTTCCTGCAATCGCTATCCTTCGCCGAGTTCGAAGCCCGTTATCGGCCCGGCGGGCGTCCGCCGTATGCGCCACGTGCGATGGTGGGGATTATTCTCTACGGCCTGTTACAAGGCATCAGCAGCCTGCGCGACTTGGAGCGTTTAGCTCGAGCCGATGTGGGGTGTTGGTGGCTAAGTGGCGGTATCATGCCGGATCACTCAGTCATTGGCCGTTTCGTCCATCAGCATGCCGAATCATTGACGACCGAATTTTTCGATCAACTGGCGCGTCGTACTTTGAAAGTCACAGGCTCAGGCACGACGACGTTGGCGGGCGACGGTACCGTGATCGAAGCCATGTCCTCCCGGTTTCAATTGATGAAGGAAGAAGCGCTCAAGCAAGCCTTGGCGCAAGCGCAGGAAGCCGCGCAAGCCAAACCCGACGATGCAGCGGCAAGCAAGCGGTTGAACCTATTGGAACAAGCCCAAGCCGAGCTAAAGTCTCGCCAGCAAAAACAAGCCGCCAAAGGCAAAGATCCGGCCAAGACCCAAGTACAAAGCAACGAGCCGGAGGCGGTATTACAGCCGCAAAAGAACTCCAAAGACTTTCGCGGCAGTTATAAACCGTCGGTATTGGCGAACGACAATCGAGTGATCGTGGCTTGCGACGTTCATCCTTCCAGCGAAACCGAGGTGGTGCCGGGCTTACTGGATCGCGCCCAAGCTATGGGAGGCGTCGAAACAGCTCTGTTCGATGCTGGCTATTTCAGCAATGGCGTCTTGGATACTGCTGAGCAACACAACATCGAATTGCTTTGTCCGGAAGGCCAAAGTGAAGGAGACGATTGGAACAAACAATCCAACAAACAAATCCCCAAAAGCCGCTTTATTTATCAGGCCGACGACGACACCTATCGCTGTCCGGGGCAACAACGCTTGACTCGCCGTCACACCTGCAAAGGCGGTAAAAGTGGCCGCGCTTATACCGTCTACGCCTGCGATGCCTGTTCAGACTGCCCGCTGAAATCCCAATGCACGCGTAGCGAGAGTGGTCGCACCCTCAAACGCTATGACAGCGATACACAAAAAGAAGCCCTGCGCCTGAAAATGGACCAGCCCGAACCTCGGCAACGCTATCGACAGCGGCAGGCCATGGTGGAGCCCGTCTTCAGTCAGCTACGCGGTCGCCAAGGTTTGAATCGCTTTCGCCGTAAAGGTTTGGCGGGTGTCAAAGTAGAGTTCGCCTTGCACGCCATGGCTTACAATCTGAGCCGCGCCTTAGTGGCAGCTCTTTTTCGTGCTTTATATCATTGGCTTAGCCGGTTTATGAGCTCGTTTGACCGAATGGTCGACATTTGGCTGAGTTACACTACTGACTTGCCAACTTCGCCGACCGTGGAAAATACGGCCGGTTTCCAGTGGTAA
- the hepT gene encoding type VII toxin-antitoxin system HepT family RNase toxin translates to MNGSISESYLYSLKQHADDCEANLKLLAKQYQQGPLSRIQLLAAERILQVLLEATIGAAKHWAKKVTGHPSNEAMKAFNVLLQAGLISDDIPWRKLVGLRNTLVHDYLDVDPEIVKSVITERYYLQALDFIKQAIEALSAGEEQ, encoded by the coding sequence ATGAACGGTTCGATTTCAGAAAGTTACCTTTATTCGCTTAAGCAGCACGCCGACGATTGTGAAGCCAACCTAAAACTCCTGGCAAAGCAATATCAACAAGGGCCGCTTAGCCGCATTCAGCTACTGGCCGCCGAACGAATACTTCAAGTTTTGCTGGAAGCTACAATTGGTGCGGCAAAACATTGGGCGAAAAAGGTCACGGGCCATCCCAGCAATGAGGCGATGAAAGCGTTCAATGTGTTGCTGCAAGCGGGATTGATTAGTGACGATATTCCTTGGCGCAAACTGGTTGGGTTGCGAAATACGTTGGTACATGATTATCTCGATGTCGATCCGGAAATCGTTAAGTCCGTTATTACAGAAAGATACTATCTGCAAGCGCTCGATTTTATAAAGCAGGCAATTGAAGCATTAAGCGCGGGTGAGGAACAGTAA
- the mntA gene encoding type VII toxin-antitoxin system MntA family adenylyltransferase antitoxin, whose product MDFKQLKTRIIELAQANDNIELLWLYGSQAKGNAHEKSDIDLAVAFKTWEPDIVERRLRPELLALDWQNTLNLSEGQLSVLDINNTSIPIAMAVLQSGELLLSKNKSRQLQEQQRIMSKWEIDYLYHYQRQQAMNG is encoded by the coding sequence ATGGACTTTAAACAACTGAAAACTCGGATAATTGAGTTAGCGCAAGCAAACGACAATATCGAATTGCTTTGGTTATATGGGTCGCAGGCAAAAGGAAACGCACATGAAAAAAGCGATATCGATTTAGCCGTAGCGTTTAAAACCTGGGAGCCCGATATCGTTGAACGCAGGCTCAGGCCTGAACTGCTCGCTTTGGACTGGCAAAATACATTAAACCTGTCCGAGGGACAATTAAGTGTTCTAGACATCAACAATACATCTATCCCCATTGCGATGGCGGTGTTGCAAAGCGGTGAATTATTATTGAGTAAAAATAAATCCCGGCAACTGCAAGAACAACAGCGCATCATGTCGAAATGGGAAATAGACTACTTATACCATTACCAACGTCAGCAGGCCATGAATGGATGA
- the lhgO gene encoding L-2-hydroxyglutarate oxidase: protein MKYYDYVIVGAGIVGLTIARELFSREPEAKILMLEKELEVGRHGSGRNSGVLHSGIYYPEGSLKARMCASGAKLMADYCDANKLPIVRLGKVILPVRDNHGPQLELLFQRAVANGAKVEIIDQRQLHELEPSARSVIGKALYVPETAVVDPGTIVKHISSELQNMGIDIVFDTQINDVDVERATLNTNHGEFRYGWLFNSAGQYADKVANAFDVGKCYTLLPFKGIYYRLSSASKVVCNRLIYPLPDLNVPFLGVHYTKKIDGQVYLGPTALPALGREHYQRLEGINLVEGTSILFRLGQQYFFNKQGFREFSHIEALRFFKSKFAEAGRLLTPGLSDEDLLPCNKVGIRAQLLDLKKHELVMDFVVENGENSTHVLNAISPAFTSSMSFAKYIVDQKVN from the coding sequence ATGAAATATTATGATTATGTCATAGTTGGCGCTGGAATCGTTGGTCTGACCATCGCTCGGGAACTATTTTCAAGAGAGCCTGAAGCCAAAATTCTAATGCTCGAAAAAGAGCTTGAAGTTGGAAGACATGGAAGTGGGCGCAATAGTGGAGTGCTTCATTCTGGAATATATTATCCAGAGGGTTCCCTGAAAGCACGTATGTGTGCTTCAGGCGCCAAACTGATGGCCGATTATTGCGATGCCAACAAATTACCTATTGTGCGTTTGGGCAAAGTCATACTACCGGTAAGAGATAACCACGGGCCGCAATTGGAACTGTTGTTTCAACGAGCTGTAGCCAACGGTGCAAAAGTTGAAATCATAGATCAACGGCAATTGCATGAACTAGAACCTTCTGCACGCTCGGTAATCGGGAAAGCTTTGTATGTACCCGAGACAGCAGTCGTAGATCCAGGAACAATCGTCAAACACATCTCGTCCGAGTTACAAAACATGGGTATCGATATCGTTTTTGATACGCAAATAAATGATGTGGATGTTGAACGAGCAACACTTAATACCAATCATGGCGAATTTAGATATGGTTGGTTGTTCAACAGTGCAGGACAATATGCCGATAAGGTCGCGAATGCTTTCGATGTTGGTAAGTGCTATACGCTGCTACCGTTCAAAGGGATCTACTATCGGCTTTCATCTGCATCGAAGGTAGTATGTAATCGCCTGATTTATCCTTTGCCTGATCTTAATGTCCCGTTCTTGGGCGTTCACTACACAAAAAAAATTGATGGCCAGGTCTATCTTGGACCAACCGCACTACCTGCTTTGGGAAGAGAACATTATCAAAGATTAGAGGGGATAAATCTGGTTGAAGGGACCTCGATTCTATTTAGATTGGGGCAGCAGTATTTTTTTAATAAGCAGGGTTTTAGAGAGTTTTCACACATAGAAGCATTGAGATTTTTTAAGTCTAAATTTGCGGAGGCGGGTCGATTGCTAACGCCAGGATTGAGCGATGAGGATTTGTTGCCCTGTAATAAGGTAGGCATTCGTGCCCAGTTGCTAGATTTGAAAAAACATGAGCTGGTCATGGATTTTGTCGTGGAGAATGGTGAGAACAGTACTCATGTGCTTAATGCGATTTCGCCAGCTTTCACTAGCTCAATGAGTTTTGCAAAGTATATTGTTGATCAAAAGGTAAATTAA
- a CDS encoding MarR family EPS-associated transcriptional regulator, with amino-acid sequence MLTDEYRYIILKLVEAKPDISQRELARELGISLGKTNFCLKALMEKGLLKASNFRNNKNKLVYIYILTPKGLEEKANVTIRFLQRKVQEYEKLQLEIEQLKIEIEAEQGA; translated from the coding sequence ATGCTGACAGACGAATATCGCTACATAATATTAAAACTGGTCGAAGCTAAACCGGACATCAGCCAACGCGAGCTTGCCCGCGAACTCGGTATCAGCCTCGGTAAAACCAATTTCTGTCTTAAGGCATTGATGGAAAAAGGTTTGCTCAAGGCCAGTAACTTTCGCAATAACAAGAATAAGCTGGTCTATATATACATATTGACACCGAAAGGTTTAGAAGAAAAAGCCAATGTAACAATCCGTTTTCTTCAGCGGAAAGTGCAGGAATACGAAAAGCTACAGCTGGAAATCGAACAATTGAAAATTGAAATCGAAGCGGAGCAAGGTGCGTAA
- the hepT gene encoding type VII toxin-antitoxin system HepT family RNase toxin: MREHLAELQSELQGLTDIINQRDLNRYEYRAAERTLQVLVEVCIGIAKHWNYALFKTAPADAYSAFAKLSQQGIECVNEIEWRKIIGMRNALVHDYLNIEPEIIKAVIKNRAYNALFEFAAKGLNELQGM, encoded by the coding sequence ATGCGAGAGCATCTGGCCGAGTTACAAAGCGAGCTGCAAGGTTTGACTGATATTATCAACCAGCGCGATTTGAATCGATATGAATATCGGGCCGCGGAACGGACTTTACAGGTGTTAGTAGAAGTCTGCATCGGCATTGCAAAACACTGGAATTATGCCTTGTTTAAAACAGCGCCGGCCGATGCTTATTCCGCTTTTGCAAAGCTTTCCCAGCAAGGTATAGAGTGTGTTAACGAAATCGAATGGCGCAAAATTATCGGCATGAGAAATGCTCTCGTGCACGATTACCTGAATATCGAACCGGAAATCATCAAAGCGGTAATAAAAAATAGAGCATATAACGCGCTGTTTGAGTTTGCGGCTAAGGGCTTAAATGAATTGCAAGGGATGTGA
- a CDS encoding Gfo/Idh/MocA family protein — protein MFKIIENRKIKIGIVGCGRISKNHFGSIEKHVDDLELVAICDADKEMLDRHKSEYGVNAYSNLEEMLKREELDVVSLCTPSGIHAEQAIMCAKAGIHVVTEKPMATRWDDGLRMVKACDEARVRLFVVKQNRRNATLQLLKRAVTEKRFGRIYMVNINVFWTRPQSYYDMGKWRGTWEFDGGALMNQASHYVDLIDWLIGPVASVQAMIGTLARDIEVEDTGIMNIRWRNGALGSMNVTMLTYPKNYEGSITILGEKGTVRVGGLAVNEIQHWEFDDQQPYDEDIKNANYQTTSVYGFGHPLYYKNVIDVLRGQAETETDGREGLKSLEVLIAAYLSARDGKTVNLPLEY, from the coding sequence GTGTTTAAAATTATAGAAAATAGAAAAATTAAAATTGGTATAGTGGGATGTGGAAGAATTTCCAAAAATCACTTCGGTTCTATAGAAAAGCATGTCGATGATCTGGAGTTAGTGGCGATTTGTGATGCCGATAAGGAGATGCTGGATCGGCATAAATCAGAATATGGTGTTAATGCCTATAGTAACCTGGAAGAAATGCTGAAGCGTGAAGAATTGGATGTCGTTTCGCTTTGTACTCCCAGTGGAATCCATGCGGAACAAGCAATAATGTGTGCAAAAGCGGGCATCCATGTGGTCACAGAAAAACCGATGGCTACCCGATGGGATGACGGGTTAAGGATGGTCAAGGCTTGCGATGAAGCAAGGGTCAGGCTTTTTGTGGTCAAACAGAATCGGCGAAATGCGACGTTACAATTGCTTAAACGAGCGGTCACCGAAAAGCGTTTCGGCCGTATATATATGGTGAATATAAACGTATTTTGGACTCGACCGCAAAGTTATTATGACATGGGAAAATGGCGGGGAACCTGGGAGTTCGATGGCGGGGCATTAATGAATCAGGCTAGTCACTATGTTGACTTGATCGATTGGCTAATCGGTCCGGTTGCCAGTGTGCAGGCAATGATTGGAACGTTGGCCAGGGATATTGAAGTAGAAGATACTGGGATTATGAATATCCGGTGGCGTAATGGTGCCTTGGGTTCCATGAATGTTACAATGCTCACCTATCCAAAGAACTATGAAGGATCTATAACAATTTTAGGTGAGAAAGGAACTGTCAGAGTGGGCGGCTTAGCGGTTAATGAAATTCAACATTGGGAATTCGATGACCAACAACCGTATGACGAAGATATTAAGAACGCAAATTATCAGACGACTTCGGTGTATGGCTTTGGGCATCCACTCTACTACAAAAATGTGATCGATGTACTCCGTGGGCAGGCGGAAACAGAAACTGACGGTCGAGAAGGCTTGAAATCTCTGGAGGTTTTGATCGCCGCCTATCTATCTGCAAGAGACGGTAAAACGGTCAATTTGCCATTGGAATATTAA